In the genome of Hyphomicrobium sp. ghe19, the window CGTAGAGCGCCGCAAGCTTGGCCGTGAGCGACAACATTTCGGAGCAGTAGTCGAGATAACGCACCAGTTCGAACGGAGACAGGCTGCGTTCCGGCGAGCTCGATGTGTGCACGGCCGCCAACATGCTCGGGTCTTTCGTCAGCTGGTGCATATCGATGACATGAATGATGGAGCGGAACTCGTGAAGCGCGAACAGCGCCTTCCGCTGTTTCCAGCGCGCTTCGAGCGATGAGACGAAGAACAGCGTCGCGCCCATCAGCACGACGATGTTAAAGCCGGAATCGATGCCCTGCAGCGTGCCGAAGAGATCGTCGTTAGCCTTTGTACCGCCTAAGATGAGCTGCGCGACCACGATCAGGAGGGCAACGCCTGCCGTGATCGCGAGCCAGATGATGAAGCGCAGGAAGAAGTGCGGCCGATTGATCTCCTGCGCCGCTATTGCCGTCTCCTTGGCGAGTGCGAGCAGGTCGCGACAGACGTTCGCGAGGCCTGCGCCCGGAAAACGCTCATCGATACGCCGAGCAAGTTGATCGAGGCTCGCCCTGATGAGCGCCGGATCAAGCGTTCGGAATTTCGACGCCTTTTTCACCTGCTTCCACTCTATCCCTGAGCTTCCACTTAGTCCCTGAGAAGCTCGTTGATGCTTGTCTTGCTCCGCGTCTTCTCATCGACGCGCTTGACGATCACGGCGCAGTAGAGGTTTGGACCCGGTTCCCCGTTCGGGAGAGGCTTGCCCGGCATCGTACCCGATACGATGACGGAATAGGGAGGCACCTTGCCGAACATTTTTTCGCCCGTGGCGCGATCGATGATCGTCGTCGAAGCGCCAATGTAGACGCCCATCGAGAGGACAGAGCCTTCGCCGACCTGGACGCCTTCGGCAACCTCGGCGCGGGCGCCGATGAAGCAGTTATCCTCGATGACGACCGGTCCGGCCTGGAGGGGTTCGAGCACGCCGCCGATGCCGGCGCCGCCGGAAATGTGGCAGTTTTTCCCGATCTGAGCGCAGCTTCCGACCGTCGCCCAGGTATCGACCATCGTGCCGCTGCCGACATAGGCACCGAGGTTGACGAACGAGGGGAGCAAAACGGCGCCCGGTGCGATGTAAGCGGAACGGCGCACGATGGCGCCGGGCAGCACGCGGAAGCCGCCCTTGCGGAAGTCTGCTTCGGTCCAGCCGGCGAATTTCGGGGGCACCTTATCCCAGTAGAAGCTGCCTGCCGGGCCGCCGGGGATCATTTCCATGTCATTGAGACGGAACGACAAAAGGACCGCCTTTTTCAGCCACTGATTGACGACCCAGGTGCCATCCGTCTTCTCGGCGACGCGTGCCTCGCCTTTGTCGAGAAGATCGAGCGCGGTTTCGACGGCGTCGCGGACGGCGCCTTTCGTGTCGAACGAAATGCCGTCGCGAGCTTCCCACGCCGTTTCGATTGTTTTCTTGAGGTCGTCGTGGGCCATGGGAAAGCGTCTCCGATGCTGTGCGGCTTGGTGTTTGAGAGGCGCTTGTCGCCTCTCGGGCGCGGGGTGTCAATTCGGAGCACTGGGCCGATTGGTGTGTCTCGGCATCCTCCGTCAGGTTAAGCGTATAATCGGGATGAAAACAGGTGCCAGTCGTCATTACACGGTGAATTCGAATCGGGCATGGTGCATGCTCTCCCGACCGCACTTCCGCGGCCCCGGAACAAGGAAGCGACGTCCATGGCGAAATCGGAAGTCACCAGCAAGAAGGTTTCCTCGGCAGCCTCGATGGTGCTGAGGAGCAAAACGGCGACCAAGGCTGAGAAGTCGGTCGCGGCTTCGGCACTTACGCAGACCGGCAGCCCAAAGGAAACGACGAGCAAGAAGGTCGCGTCGGCCGCGTCGAAAATCCTGCATGATCCGAAGGCCAGCAAGGCTGCCAAGTCAGTTGCGGCTTCGGCGCTGACACAGAAGACGAAGAAGAAATAATTCGCAGTCCGTTCGTTCGGGGCGTCTCAGCTGCTCGAGGTGGTCAGTTCGTCGCCGCCTCGATTGGCTTTTGGATGCTCGGCTCTTCACTTGACAACGTCTGAGTGTGTATATATATACACACGAATTATGAGCGGCATGCATATTGAGCGAAACAGCCGAAAGATATTGGCGCGGCTCAAGCAGGACGGCTGGCTCTTGGTCAGCATCGAAGGCTCACATCATAAGCTTCGACATGCCGACACCGGCAAGACAGTTATAGTGCCGCATCCAAGGCGGGATTTGCCAACCGGAACGGCCCGGGCAATCGCGAAGCATGTCGGGTGGTTGTAGGAGTTGGGTATGAACACATATTTCGCAATTGTACATAAGGACCCCGATAGTTCGTTCGGTATTAGCTTTCCGGATCTTCCAGGATGCTTTTCCGCGGCAGACTCGGAAGATGACCTGCTCGTGCAGGCCCAGCTTGCATTGACTCTTTTTGCCAGTGACCAGGATGAGCTTCCCAAGTCACGGTCGGTATCGGATCTTCTTGAGGATCCCTCGATCAAGACTGATGTCGCTAACGGTGCATTTTTCATTGCTATTCCATTGATCAATGCGAGTCGGAAGGCTCGGTATAACCTTATGCTAGATACAGATTTGGTCGCAGGGATCGACAGGACCGCTCGAGCCGTAGGCATGAATCGCTCAGAGTTTGTTTCCGAGGCGATTGCCGTTCGTCTTGGTGAGCAGGTAGGTGCGGTCGTCAGCCGGAAGGTCGGCATGCAGACAAAATCGGAAGTCACCAGCAAGAAGGTTTCCTCGGCAGCCTCGATGGTGCTGAGGAGCAAAACTGCGACCAAGGCTGAGAAGTCGGTCGCGGCTTCGGCACTCACGCAGACCGGCAGCCCAAAGGAAACGACGAGCAAGAAGGTCGCGTCGGCCGCGTCGAAAATCCTGCATGATCCGAAGGCCAGCAAGGCTGCCAAGTCGGTTGCGGCTTCGGCGCTGACACAGAAGACGAAGAAGAAATAATTCGCCGTCCGTTCGTTCGTCCTTTCAGGGCGCCGAACGTCTATTCATTTTTGATTAGCTGCTCGAGGTGGTCAGTTCGTCGCCGCCTCGATAAGCTTTTTGGCGTCGTCGGAATCCCATTTTGCGGGGCCTGCCAGCCGTCCGACTTCCAATCCATCCTTGTTGATGAGGATCGTGGTCGGCATTCCCAGAAGCTTCAGCGCCATGCCCTGCTTGGCGCTCGGATCGACATAGAGCGTGAGATTATCGACCTTCATGTCGGTAAGGAACTTGCGCGAGGCGTCATAGCCCTTGCGGTCGAGGCTCAGCGCCACGACTTCGAACTTGTCGCCGCCGAGTTCTTTCTGCAGACGGTCGAGCGCGGGCATCTCTTCGCGGCAGGGCTCGCACCACGTTGCCCAGAGATTGAGAAGGATGGTCTTGCCCTTCAGGCTCGACAGCTTGACGTCCTTGCCGTCGGCATCCTGAAAGGTGATGTCTGGGAGGGGCTCGGGCGTCTTCTTCGTGACGAATGCCGCCATTTCTCCGAGCTTGGAGGACGATCCGGCCGACGGTTCGGCCTTGGGCGGCGATAAATCCTGGGCGGCGGTGACGGATTTTTCAGGTCCGGCGTTGCCCAACCCGCCTCCGATAACGTATACGGCGCCGAACCCGACCAACGCCGACAGCGCCACAGTCCAAAGGGCTTTCTGCGGGCCTCCCGCGCCGTTCGCTGTCATGTTTGGTAACCTTGTTCTCTTCTCTGATACGGAGCCGCTCGTGACCGACAAGCCAGCCAACACCATGTGGGGTGGCCGTTTCGCAATGTCTCCTGCCGAGATCATGCAGGAGATAAATGCCTCGATCGGCTTCGACAAGCAGCTAGCGCCCCAAGACATTCGCGGCTCGAAGGCGCATGCCGCGATGCTGGCGGAGGCCGGCATCATCACCAAATCCGATGCCCGCGAGATTGCAAAAGGCCTCGACAAGATCAAGGCGGAGATCGACGCGGGAACGTTCGAATTCTCGCGCGCGCTCGAAGACGTGCACATGAACGTCGAAAACCGGCTGAAAGAGCTGATCGGCCCGGCGGCGGGGCGGCTTCATACCGCGCGGTCGCGGAACGATCAGGTGGCGACCGATTTCCGGCTTTTCGTGCGCGACGCCATCGACGGGATCGATGAAGCTCTCGCAAACGTGCAGCAGGCGCTCGCTGAGAAGGCCGAGGCGCACGCCGCCACCGTCATGCCGGGTTTCACGCATCTACAACCTGCGCAACCCGTGACCTTTGGTCATCATCTTCTGGCGTACGTCGAAATGATCGCGCGCGACCGGGGCCGGTTCGCGGATGCGCGGAAGCGTCTCAATGAATCTCCGCTCGGCTCAGCGGCGCTCGCCGGAACGTCGTTCCCGATCGACCGGGAGCAGACGGCGCAGGCGCTCGGCTTCGACAGGCCGATGGCGAACTCGCTGGACGGCGTTTCGGATCGCGATTTCGCGCTCGAGGCTCTGGCCGCGGCGACCATCACGGCGGTGCATTTCTCGCGCCTCGCCGAAGAGATCGTCATCTGGATGACGCCGCAGTTCGGCTTCGTGAAGCTGTCGGATCGTTTCACGACCGGCTCGTCGATCATGCCGCAGAAGCGCAATCCGGATGCCGCAGAGCTGGCGCGCGCCAAGGTCGGGCGCATCGCGGCGGCCTTCCAGGGCCTCGTCATCGTGATGAAGGGGCTGCCGCTCGCCTATTCGAAGGACATGCAGGAGGACAAGGAGACGACATTCGACGCGTTCTCCAGCCTGCGTCTCGTCATGGCGGCGATGGCGGGCATGATTGCGGATCTCGAGCCCAATGCCGAGGCTATGCGAGCTGCCGCCGGTCGCGGGTACTCGACGGCGACCGATCTTGCCGATTGGCTCGTCCGGGAGCTCAAAATGCCGTTCCGCGACGCCCATCATGTGACGGGGACGATCGTCAAGGCGGCGGAAGCGAAGGGCGTCGATCTCGATCAATTGAGCCTAACGGACATGCAGGCCGTCGAGCCGCGCATCACGAAAGCCGTATTTTCGGTGCTTTCTGTGGAGAACTCGGTCAAGAGCCGGACGAGTTATGGGGGAACCGCGCCACAGAACGTCGCCAAAATGGCTCGTCAGTGGCTGAGGCGGTTGGAAAAGGCACGAGGGAAGGTCTAAAACTCTTTCTCTCAGCGCCTGCCATTCGAGCGGGCTGAACGGTTTTGGAGTGTTTTTGGCATGGCCGTGCTCTCACGCAGCACGAAATCCTGGGTCGCGGTGGCGCTGGTCGGCGCGGCTTGCGCCGGTTTTGCAGGCTGCGGTGTTAAAGGGCCTCTGGAGCCACCACCTGCCGCCAAGGCGGCCGGTGACGCGAAATTGCCCGATGCGCATGCCGCCGGCGAGAATTCGGATGCTCCGCCGAAGCCCCATGAATCGTTCATTCTCGACCCGCTGCTACGCTAGCCGGTTCGCTCGGCCGGTTTTTTGAAGTCTCCTCGTCTTTTCCGGTGACGCGGGTCTTTCTCATCCGCTAGAAGCGCTTCCCATGCATCACTTTCAGTATAAGTCCGGCATCCTTCATGCCGAGGACGTGAGCCTCGCACGCATCGCGGCGGAGGTCGGGACGCCCTTCTATTGCTATTCGACCGCGACGCTCGTGCGCCATTACGAGGTTCTGGCGCGGGCGTTCAAAGGGCAGGACGCGCTCATTTGCTTTGCCGTCAAGGCGAACTCCAATCAGGCGGTACTGACGACGATGGCCCGTCGCGGCGCCGGCATGGACGTCGTCTCGGAAGGCGAACTCCGGCGTGCTCGTGCGGCGGGGGTTCCGGCATCGAAGATCATTTTTGCCGGCGTCGGCAAGACGCGCGGTGAGATGGCCTATGCGCTCGAAGAAGGCATTCACGGCTTCAACGTCGAGAGCGAGCCCGAGCTTCATGCGCTGAGCGACGTCGCGACGGCGATCGGCCGGACCGCTTCCATCGCCATTCGCGTCAATCCCGACGTCGATGCCAAAACGCACGCGAAAATCTCGACGGGCAAAGCCGAAAACAAGTTCGGCGTACCCTATGAGGATGCGCGGCGTCTCTATGCGGAAGCCGCCAAGCTTCCCGGCATCAAGATCTCGGGCATCCATATGCACATCGGCAGCCAGATCACGGATCTTGCGCCGTTTCGCGATGCGTTTCGCCTGCTGGCGGATCTCGCGCGCGATCTCAAAGCCGACGGCATCGCGCTCGAGCATCTCGATATCGGCGGGGGGCTCGGCATCCCGTACCGGGGTGCGAACGACATTCCACCCACACCCGATGAATACGCCGCGGTCGTCAAGGATGCGCTCGGCGGTCTCGGCCTCAAGCTCGTTCTCGAGCCCGGCCGCATGATCGTCGGCAATGCAGGCGTTCTCGTCACGCAGGTCGTCTACGTGAAGGAAGGGACCGACAAGACGTTCACGATCGTCGACGCGGCGATGAACGACTTGATCCGGCCGACGCTTTACGAAGCCTATCACGATGTCTGGCCCGTCAACGAAGCGTGCTCGGACATGTCGCCGATGCAGCAGGATATCGTCGGGCCGGTCTGCGAGACGGGCGATTTTCTGGCGGAAGACAGGGCGTTGCCTCCCGTCGCGCCGACGGATCTGCTCGCCGTCATGTCGGCGGGCGCGTATGGGGCGGTGATGTCGTCGACCTACAACAGCCGCTTGCTCCTCCCGGAAGTGCTGGTTGATGGCGACCGCTATGCCGTCGTCCGGCCGCGCCCGACCTACGACGACTTGATCGGGGCCGATCATCTGCCGCCGTGGCTTTTATCAGAAGGCTGACAGGTTCCCTCGCCCTCTCGTGGGGAGAGGGACAACGACGATATTGTCATCCTCGGGCTTGTCCCGAGGAGCCATCCATCCACACCTCGGTCGCGTCACGATGGATCCTCGGCATGAAGCCGAGGATGACATCTTGGGAGGGGCAGGTTCGCCGTTAACGTCATCCCGGCGGAGGCCGGGATCCAGGTGAGGTTTGGCGCGCACCGGAGTTGGGGGCCGCTCTGGCGGTGAAGCCCGTCGTGACCGGTTCTGCTCAGACTTGTCTGGGTGCCGGCCTCCGTCGGCATGACGGAGCGTGTTGTTGCTTGCGCCGTCGCCAGATCGGCGACGCGAGAAACTGCTCGGCCTATGTGATTTCCTCGGCTAACGAAAACCTCCGCAATGGCGGGGGTGTAACGGCTCAATCGTAAGGCTGAGAGGCTCTAGTCGGCGCCCATTTCCATCTCGGCGAGATGCGCCTCAGCTTCCTCGATTGCTTCCTTGATCTGAGGATGAGCGTCGGCGATGTACTGAGCACGCAAGCTCGCGAGATGCTCCTCCCATTCCTCGCGGGGCGCGAAGACGGAGGGCGGGTCGATGAAATAATAACTGGAGTTTGTGGGCGACAATGTGCTTCACCGCGTTTTCTGCTTCCCTCACCGTTTGTCATCCCGTCGGAGCGCAGCGAAGAGCCGGGATCCAGAACCGCAATCAAGTTAGTCCCGGGACTCGCAAGGATGCTCTCCTGGGATGACAATATTGTTCGGCGGCTTGCCCACGCAATCAAAAATGGGCCGTAGAAAAGCCCGATAGGCGGGTCATTCGGCCCCTCAGGGTTGCATTTTGTTAACGTGCGGGGTCAGGGGCCCGTGATAGTTTAGGCGCGCATGGTAGAGCCTCAGAACAGGGATCCCGGTCCCGATATTTCGCGATCCTTGGCGCGCAAGGTCCGTCTCAGCACGGTCGCGCTGTTTTTCGAGCGACTTTGGCCGCGGCTCTGGCTGCTGATCGGCGTGGCGCTCGTGTTCGTCATGCTGTCGTTCGTCGGCCTGTGGCCTTACCTCGACCCGCTCCCTCATAAAATTTTGCTGGTCGCCTTCGCGGTCGCCGCCGTCGCGGCTGTCGTTTACGCGGTTCGCATTCCCTGGCCGACGCGGGAAGACGCCATCCGGCGGATCGAGCGCCGCTCCAACGTGCCGCACCGTCCCGCGACGTCCTACGAGGACACGCTGACGTCCGGGGCCCAGAACGCCACCACGTCTGCGATTTGGCAGGCGCATCGAGAACGTCTGGCGCGGGCGATTTCGCGTCTCCGGGTCGGGCGTCCAGCGCCCAGAACCGATCGTTTCGATCCCTGGGCCGTCCGCGGGCTTTTGCTCGTCATGTTCGTGCCGATAGCAGTTCTGGCGACGGGAAGCCTCAGTGATCGCTTAGCTGCCGCTTTCCGTTTCGGTACCGGCGAGTCCGGACCGCCGGCGCGTGTCGATGCCTGGGTCACGCCGCCGCCCTATACGGCGCTGCCGCCGGTGCTGCTGGCCGATGGCTCGCAGCAAAATGCCGACGACGCCAAGGACAAGATCAAATTCTTTGAGGTGCCCGATCGCAGCCTGCTGACGCTTCGGGGCGTCGGGTTCGGCACGGATGGGGTCTCGCTCGAAGTCTTGACCGATGGCGCAACTGCGCCGGTCATCGTGCCTCCCGAAAAATCGAAGAAGGGCGATACTTCGAGCGTCTCGGAGACGCGCTACGAGATCCGCAAGTCGGCACGCATTCGCGCCCTTTCGGGAACGCGGGAGCTTGGGCTTTGGACGTTCGACGTCATTCCCGACGCGCTGCCGAAGATCGCGTTGACGAAGGAGATCACCGGCACGCCACGCGGATCGATGCGCGTTTTCTACAAGGCGGAAGACGACTACGGCCTCCAGAGCGCCGAAGTCAAAGTGCGCAAGGCGCCGCCGAAGCCCGTGGACGCTGCAAAGTCGTGGGCGCAGCCGCCGCCGCTCACGGGACCGCGGTTGCCGCTCGAGCGTCCGCCGGTTCTCAGCCTTAAAATTCCGCGCCCGGGCGCAAAGACGGTCGATACGTCGGCGCTTCTCGACATCGGCGAGCATCCGTGGGCCGGTCAGCGCGTTCAACTCTGGCTCGAGGCAACGGATGTCGGCGGGCAAGTCGGGCGCAGTGAGCCGATCGAAATCGTGCTGCCGTCCCGCCGCTTCAAAAATCCGCTGGCCAGGGCTTTGGTCGAACAGCGGCGGTACCTTGCCGAGGACTCGCGCAACCGGCCGAAGGTCGTGCGGGCGCTCGATGCGCTGACCATGGAGCCGCAGGGCTTCATCACCGACGACGGTGTCTATCTTGGTCTCAGGGCGATCTATCATCGCCTCGACCGGCAGGAGACGCGCGCCGTGCTGAACGAGTCCATCGCTGAGCTTTGGCAGATCGCGCTCAAGGTCGAGGATGGGGCGCTGTCACAGGCGGAGCGCGCGCTCAAGGATGCGCAGGATCGTCTGTCGGACGCCATCGAGAAGGGCGACGACAAGGAAATCCAAGATGCGATGGCGGATCTGAAGAAACGCCTCAACGACTATCTCAACGAAATGCAGAAGAACGCGGAGAAGGAGAATCCTTCCGGCGATCAGCAGCAGGGCGATCAGAACCAAGAACTTGGCCAGCAAGACCTCGACCAGATGATGAAAGATCTGGAGAAGAGCGCGCGGGAAGGCTCGCGCGACGATGCCGAGAAGATGCTTTCCGAGTTGCGTGAGTTGATGGATCGCCTGCAGGCGAGCAATTCGCCCGAGGCGCGTGCCCAGCAGCAGCGCGCTCAGCAGATGATGAAGAAGCTCAACGAGCTGAGCGACCTCACCGGCAAGCAACAGCAGCTGATGGACGATACGTACGGTCAGCAGCGCCGTCAGGAAGGACAAGGCGGCTCGCAGGATGATCCGAACGGTCAGGGCTCACCGAAGACTGGTAAAGGCAAGCAGGGTCAGCAAGGCCAGGGTCGCCAGCAGGGCGGCCAGGGCGACATGGATGCCGATCAGGAGGGTGGCGGTCAGCAGGGCGAAGGCCAGCAGGGTTCGCAGGGCAAGTCCGCCGGACGGCAACAGCACGGAAAGGGCAGCCTGCAGGATCGTCAGGCGCAGCTTCGCAACGAACTCGACAAGCTGAAAAAAGATCTCGAGGAAATGGGTGCGGGCGATCCCGACAAGCTCGGCAATGCGCAGGACGCGATGGGCCGGGCCGAGGATGCGCTGAAGCAAGGCGATCTTGGCGAAGCTGCCGATCAGCAGGGGCAGGCGCTCGAGCAGATGCGCCAAAGCGCTCAGCAGATGGCCGAGCAGATGCAGAAGAATGCGCAGCAGCGTTTGGGCCGCGGCGGCAACTCTCCTCGCGATCCGATGGGCCGGCCGCAACGCGCGCAGGGGCCCGATCTTGGCACGTCCGTGAAGGTGCCCGACGCGATCGATGCCCAGCGGGCGCGCGAAATCCTAGAAGAGCTCAGAAAGCGTTCGGGTGAGAGCCTCAGGCCGCAGGACGAACTCGAATACATCGACCGGCTGCTGAAGCGGTTTTAGCGTCTTTCTAATGACCGGGTAACAGCAGTCACCGGCTCGCGTCGCGCCGAGCTTCAGTCTTCGGAGGGACCTCTAATGCGGCAAGGCAATCATTACAATCGACGCGCCGTTCTTGGAGGTTTCGCACTGGCGCTATCGTCGCTGACGACTGGCGTCTCGGCTCAGTCAGCCCCCACCCTCAAGGTCTTCAAAGACCCCAACTGCCGATGCTGCAGCGCCTGGGTTGAGCATTTGCGCAGTCATGGGTTTGAGACGATCGTATCCGAGATATCGGAAATGAAGGCCTTGAAAGCGCGCTTTGGCGTGCCGGCCGCGCTCTCGTCCTGCCACACAGCAGAGCTTTCGGGATATGTGATTGAGGGGCATGTGCCGGTCCACGCTATCCAACGGCTGCTGGCCGAGAAACCCGAGGCCATTGGACTCGCCGTTCCCGGAATGCCCGCTGGCTCACCGGGCATGGGGGGCGAGCCAGAACCCTATGAGGTGATGATCTTTACGAAAGATGGGCAGCGGTCGTTTGGCCGTTACAAAACTGATCGCCCCATCTCATAGAAGCGACAGTCAGCTACTGACCAACGCAAGAGACGAGCCGAGCGCAACGGGGGCTCATCTTCCAAGAGCTCCGCAAACGTTCGGGTGATCGATCAGGTTGCCGCTGTGAGATTCACGCGCCGCGAAAGAGCCTCTGCGCTCTCTTTGCGCTCGCTGTAACGATCAACGAGATAATCAGACCTGCCTCGAGTCAGAAGTGTAAATTTCACGAGTTCTTCCATGACGTCGACAACGCGATCATAGAACGCGGAAGGCTTCATTCGGCCGGTTTCATCGAATTCCTGAAACGCCTTTGCGACGGATGATTGATTGGGGATCGTAATCATCCGCATCCAGCGGCCCAATACGCGCATTTGATTGACGGCGTTGAACGACTGCGAGCCGCCGCTCACCTGCATAACTGCGAGCGTCTTGCCTTGTGTCGGCCTCACCGCGCCGGATGACAACGGTATCCAGTCGATCTGCGCTTTCATGATCCCGCTCATCGCGCCATGCCGCTCCGGCGAGGACCAGACTTGTCCTTCGGACCATGCGGCGAGTTCGCGAAGCTCGTGCACTTTATCGTGCGTCTCTGGCGCACTGTCAGGAAGCGGCAGCCCGTCGGAATGAAAAATGCGCGTTTCCGCGCCGAAGGCCTGCAACAAGCGCTCTGCTTCCAGCGCCAGAAAACGGCTGTATGACCGTTCGCGCACCGATCCGTAAAGAAGCAGTATGCGCGGTTTGTGAGCGACGGATTTCGGTGATTCAAGCTCGCCGTGTGACGGTCGCCGGAAGCAGGCGGCATCGACGTTTGGAAGATTGGATAGGTAATCGGTCATCGGGTTCTAGACTTCGCCTTTCCTATGATCGCTTCGCCGTCCTCCTTCACGAACGTGCCGATATCGGGGTTGGGCAGAATTTCGAGAACGGCTTCCGACGGGCGGCAGAGGCGGACGCCAAGTGGCGTCACGACGATCGGTCTGTTGATGAGAATGGGATATTGCATCATGAGGTCGATAAGCTCGTCGTCCGTCCATTTCGGGTCGGAGAGACCGAGTTCGCCGTAAGGTGTTCCCTTTTCTCGCAGCAGGTCGCGGGGGCGCATGTCCATCGCCAAAAGCAGTTGGACCAGCTTTTCGCGGGTCGGCGGCTCTTTCAAATATTCGATGATGTGCGGTTCTTCTCCGCTCTGACGGATCATGGCAAGCGTATTGCGCGAGGTTCCGCAGGCAGGATTGTGATAAATCGCGATGCTCATATCTTCACTCGGATAGTACGGATTGCGCTGACGGTTCCTGCCTGGATTTTTCTGTGCCAATCAGCCAAGCGCAAACAGGAAGGGCGGCAAGAGCCCCAATTATTTGTGCAGTGACAAATAGCGGGACATCGGCGGGCCTTATGCCCGCAAACGTATCGGATAGAGCGCGCGCGAGCGTGACGGCGGGATTTGCGAATGACGTTGACGCCGTAAACCAATACGCAGCGGTGATGTAAAGACCGACCGCGACAGGGACGAAATCGGTTTTTGCTTTGCGCGTCAGAAGGATGATCGTGAGAAGGCCGAATGTTGCGACAACTTCCGAAAAAAATTGTCCACTTCCCGTTCTGACTTTCGTCGAAAGCTCCATCAAGGGCAGGTCGAACATGAGATGTGCGGCAGCCACTCCCGTTGCCGCTCCCGCTATCTGTGCCGAGACATAGGCAAGCGCAAGTTTCGTTCCGATTTCTTTCCTGACGAAGAGAGCGAGCGTGACGGCGGGATTGAAGTGAGCGCCCGAGACGGGCGCGAGAATTGTTATGATGACTATGAGGATCGCGCCTGTTGGCAGGGTGTTGCCAAGCAATGCCAGCGCTTCATTCCCGCCCGCAAGCCGCTCGCCCATGATGCCGGAGCCGATGACGGTCGCGAGCAAGAAGGCGCTGCCGAGAAATTCAGCGCCCACTTTTCGGCTGCAGGCACTGCCTGTCATGGCGCCTCGGTCTTCGTGTGCGGGACGGTCTGGTGATTTTGCAACGACAGTTCAAGCGAGCGAAGTGGCAGGCTTGTGAACTTGCAAGGCCGGTCTGCGCTCATCGCGCCCTTTCCTTCGGTTTACAAAGGACCCGGCCTTTTTTCATGGTCGTCCCGCAAAACTCAGGATGGCCCTGACAACAGTCTTCCGTCAGATAGGTCAGGAGCTGGCGCATCCCGTCGACGAGCA includes:
- a CDS encoding TIGR02302 family protein is translated as MARKVRLSTVALFFERLWPRLWLLIGVALVFVMLSFVGLWPYLDPLPHKILLVAFAVAAVAAVVYAVRIPWPTREDAIRRIERRSNVPHRPATSYEDTLTSGAQNATTSAIWQAHRERLARAISRLRVGRPAPRTDRFDPWAVRGLLLVMFVPIAVLATGSLSDRLAAAFRFGTGESGPPARVDAWVTPPPYTALPPVLLADGSQQNADDAKDKIKFFEVPDRSLLTLRGVGFGTDGVSLEVLTDGATAPVIVPPEKSKKGDTSSVSETRYEIRKSARIRALSGTRELGLWTFDVIPDALPKIALTKEITGTPRGSMRVFYKAEDDYGLQSAEVKVRKAPPKPVDAAKSWAQPPPLTGPRLPLERPPVLSLKIPRPGAKTVDTSALLDIGEHPWAGQRVQLWLEATDVGGQVGRSEPIEIVLPSRRFKNPLARALVEQRRYLAEDSRNRPKVVRALDALTMEPQGFITDDGVYLGLRAIYHRLDRQETRAVLNESIAELWQIALKVEDGALSQAERALKDAQDRLSDAIEKGDDKEIQDAMADLKKRLNDYLNEMQKNAEKENPSGDQQQGDQNQELGQQDLDQMMKDLEKSAREGSRDDAEKMLSELRELMDRLQASNSPEARAQQQRAQQMMKKLNELSDLTGKQQQLMDDTYGQQRRQEGQGGSQDDPNGQGSPKTGKGKQGQQGQGRQQGGQGDMDADQEGGGQQGEGQQGSQGKSAGRQQHGKGSLQDRQAQLRNELDKLKKDLEEMGAGDPDKLGNAQDAMGRAEDALKQGDLGEAADQQGQALEQMRQSAQQMAEQMQKNAQQRLGRGGNSPRDPMGRPQRAQGPDLGTSVKVPDAIDAQRAREILEELRKRSGESLRPQDELEYIDRLLKRF
- a CDS encoding DUF411 domain-containing protein, which translates into the protein MRQGNHYNRRAVLGGFALALSSLTTGVSAQSAPTLKVFKDPNCRCCSAWVEHLRSHGFETIVSEISEMKALKARFGVPAALSSCHTAELSGYVIEGHVPVHAIQRLLAEKPEAIGLAVPGMPAGSPGMGGEPEPYEVMIFTKDGQRSFGRYKTDRPIS
- a CDS encoding MIP/aquaporin family protein; the protein is MTGSACSRKVGAEFLGSAFLLATVIGSGIMGERLAGGNEALALLGNTLPTGAILIVIITILAPVSGAHFNPAVTLALFVRKEIGTKLALAYVSAQIAGAATGVAAAHLMFDLPLMELSTKVRTGSGQFFSEVVATFGLLTIILLTRKAKTDFVPVAVGLYITAAYWFTASTSFANPAVTLARALSDTFAGIRPADVPLFVTAQIIGALAALPVCAWLIGTEKSRQEPSAQSVLSE
- the arsH gene encoding arsenical resistance protein ArsH, which translates into the protein MTDYLSNLPNVDAACFRRPSHGELESPKSVAHKPRILLLYGSVRERSYSRFLALEAERLLQAFGAETRIFHSDGLPLPDSAPETHDKVHELRELAAWSEGQVWSSPERHGAMSGIMKAQIDWIPLSSGAVRPTQGKTLAVMQVSGGSQSFNAVNQMRVLGRWMRMITIPNQSSVAKAFQEFDETGRMKPSAFYDRVVDVMEELVKFTLLTRGRSDYLVDRYSERKESAEALSRRVNLTAAT
- the arsC gene encoding arsenate reductase (glutaredoxin) (This arsenate reductase requires both glutathione and glutaredoxin to convert arsenate to arsenite, after which the efflux transporter formed by ArsA and ArsB can extrude the arsenite from the cell, providing resistance.), translated to MSIAIYHNPACGTSRNTLAMIRQSGEEPHIIEYLKEPPTREKLVQLLLAMDMRPRDLLREKGTPYGELGLSDPKWTDDELIDLMMQYPILINRPIVVTPLGVRLCRPSEAVLEILPNPDIGTFVKEDGEAIIGKAKSRTR